From the genome of Sphingobium sp. JS3065, one region includes:
- a CDS encoding LysR family transcriptional regulator, protein MNRIAFYHLETLLWISRLGTFGAAADRLNASQPTISARIRELEGQVGFPLFQREGRNMMLTVRGREFVQQCEMLWTTLQQTLLSPDEFRGASGIVRVGCGEIAAASCLPVFTNAIRESMPKISLEIEINLTAHLIDDLLSGRVDMVFAIGPIAMPGIVASTLQQVDLVWLASRELGERLIEKGGGIGPAVPLWSVARSSPMHDLMATMIRKSSFRHPQVHTCNNVRSLIDIVESGGGVGLFPLNMVEEKIAGGALVKLDEEVPQPILLQSAMRSNDHDPIISELFRRSCEIAYA, encoded by the coding sequence ATGAATCGTATCGCCTTCTATCATCTTGAAACCCTCCTATGGATTTCGCGCCTCGGCACGTTCGGGGCCGCCGCCGACCGGCTGAACGCCAGCCAGCCGACAATTTCCGCCCGGATCAGGGAGTTGGAGGGGCAGGTCGGCTTTCCGCTGTTCCAGCGCGAAGGCCGGAACATGATGCTGACGGTGCGCGGCCGGGAATTCGTGCAGCAATGCGAGATGCTGTGGACCACGCTTCAGCAAACCCTGCTTTCGCCCGACGAATTCCGGGGCGCTTCGGGCATCGTGCGCGTCGGCTGCGGTGAGATTGCGGCGGCAAGCTGCCTTCCCGTATTCACCAACGCCATTCGGGAAAGCATGCCGAAAATCTCCCTGGAGATCGAGATCAACCTGACCGCCCACCTGATCGACGACCTGCTCAGCGGCCGGGTCGACATGGTGTTCGCCATCGGACCCATCGCCATGCCGGGGATAGTGGCGAGCACGCTTCAGCAGGTCGACCTTGTATGGCTGGCCAGCCGGGAGCTTGGCGAACGCCTGATCGAGAAGGGCGGCGGCATAGGACCGGCCGTGCCGCTCTGGTCGGTGGCGCGTTCTTCGCCCATGCACGACCTGATGGCGACCATGATCCGCAAATCGTCCTTCCGCCATCCGCAGGTCCATACCTGCAACAATGTGCGTTCGCTGATCGACATCGTGGAATCCGGCGGCGGCGTCGGATTGTTCCCGCTCAACATGGTGGAGGAGAAGATAGCGGGGGGGGCGCTCGTCAAGCTGGACGAAGAGGTTCCCCAGCCGATCCTGCTCCAGTCGGCGATGCGCAGCAACGACCATGATCCGATCATATCCGAACTATTCCGCCGATCCTGCGAGATCGCCTACGCCTGA